From Rhodococcus sp. B7740, one genomic window encodes:
- a CDS encoding purine-nucleoside phosphorylase, which yields MQRILPNGNFRRSHIRVVDLLLLFIVATTDALTTDPVTDPDGAARTAADALAAATGVDTHTVAIVLGSGWQAAADVFGSPTATVRMADLPGFAPPSASGHSGTITSVDVGGTHTLLLQGRTHAYEGHDLRRVVHPVRTAIAAGATTVVLTNAAGGIRDGMSVGQPVLISDHLNLTARSPLVGAEFVDLVAAYSPELRALAARIDPSLEDGVYAGLPGPHYETPAEIKMLRTLGADLVGMSTVHETIAARAKGAHVLGISLVTNLAAGMTGEHLDHTEVLAAGKDSAARMGALLHELVSRL from the coding sequence ATGCAGCGGATACTACCCAACGGTAACTTCCGCCGGTCGCACATCCGTGTCGTCGATCTCCTACTGTTGTTCATCGTGGCAACCACCGACGCACTTACGACCGACCCCGTGACCGATCCCGACGGTGCCGCGCGCACCGCCGCCGACGCACTCGCCGCAGCAACCGGGGTCGATACCCACACCGTGGCCATCGTTCTCGGTTCCGGATGGCAGGCGGCAGCCGACGTCTTCGGCTCCCCCACCGCGACCGTGCGCATGGCCGACCTGCCCGGTTTCGCGCCGCCGTCGGCGTCGGGACATTCCGGCACCATCACCTCGGTGGACGTCGGCGGTACCCACACATTGCTGTTGCAGGGACGCACTCATGCCTACGAGGGCCACGATCTACGACGCGTCGTGCATCCCGTGCGGACCGCGATCGCCGCCGGTGCCACGACCGTCGTGCTGACCAACGCTGCAGGCGGTATCAGGGACGGTATGAGCGTCGGGCAGCCCGTGCTGATCTCCGACCACCTCAACCTCACGGCTCGCTCGCCCCTCGTCGGTGCCGAATTCGTCGATCTGGTCGCCGCGTACTCGCCCGAACTTCGCGCGCTCGCGGCACGGATCGACCCGTCGCTCGAGGACGGCGTCTACGCCGGACTGCCCGGCCCCCACTACGAGACGCCCGCCGAGATCAAGATGCTGCGCACGCTCGGTGCCGACCTCGTGGGGATGTCGACGGTGCACGAGACGATCGCCGCTCGCGCGAAGGGCGCACACGTCCTCGGCATCTCTCTGGTGACGAACCTCGCCGCCGGAATGACCGGCGAACACCTCGATCACACCGAAGTGCTCGCTGCCGGTAAGGATTCCGCCGCTCGCATGGGAGCGCTGTTGCACGAGTTGGTTTCACGCCTGTGA
- a CDS encoding gamma-glutamylcyclotransferase, protein MPIYAAYGSNMHPEQMLQRCPHSPLSGTGWLHGWRLTFGGGDIGWEGALATVVEDPDSQVFVVLYDVSEEDEESLDRWEGSELGIHRKIRLRIETGREPVLAWMYVLDAYEGGLPSARYLGVMAEAAEIAGAPAEYVRDLRTRNSRNVGPGTTS, encoded by the coding sequence GTGCCAATTTATGCCGCCTACGGATCGAACATGCATCCGGAGCAGATGTTGCAGCGATGCCCTCACTCGCCCCTGTCGGGAACCGGATGGCTGCACGGATGGCGGTTGACCTTCGGCGGCGGCGACATCGGCTGGGAAGGCGCGCTGGCGACGGTCGTCGAGGATCCCGACTCGCAGGTCTTCGTGGTGCTCTACGACGTGTCCGAGGAGGACGAGGAGAGTCTGGATCGCTGGGAGGGCTCCGAACTCGGCATTCATCGGAAGATCCGGCTGCGCATCGAGACCGGCCGGGAGCCGGTGCTCGCGTGGATGTACGTACTCGACGCCTACGAGGGCGGTCTGCCGTCGGCACGCTACCTCGGCGTGATGGCCGAGGCAGCCGAAATCGCCGGTGCCCCAGCCGAATATGTGCGAGACCTACGCACCCGCAACAGCCGCAACGTCGGCCCGGGTACCACCTCGTAG
- a CDS encoding SAM-dependent methyltransferase, which translates to MGDETVFDVSPIGIVGTDRAEVVDDNWGSVESVIDLHESVLDADATLGLAEFSHLEVIYGFHLCDPAATTTGSRHPRGDTTLPRVGVLAQRVKDRPNHLGVSRCELVDVDGLRIRVRGLDAIDGSPVFDIKPFLQSMVPKREDVREPAWVASVMKNYF; encoded by the coding sequence GTGGGGGACGAGACGGTGTTCGACGTGTCGCCGATCGGGATCGTCGGAACCGATCGCGCCGAAGTGGTCGACGACAACTGGGGATCGGTCGAGTCCGTGATCGACCTGCACGAGAGTGTCCTCGACGCCGACGCGACCCTCGGTCTCGCCGAGTTCTCCCACCTCGAGGTGATCTACGGCTTCCACCTGTGCGATCCCGCCGCGACGACCACCGGCTCACGGCACCCCCGCGGTGATACGACGCTTCCTCGGGTGGGTGTCCTCGCTCAACGAGTCAAGGACCGACCCAATCATCTCGGGGTGTCGCGGTGCGAGCTCGTCGACGTGGACGGACTGCGCATCCGAGTCCGAGGTCTCGATGCGATCGACGGCTCACCGGTGTTCGATATCAAGCCGTTCCTGCAGTCCATGGTTCCGAAGCGTGAGGACGTGAGGGAACCGGCGTGGGTGGCGTCGGTCATGAAGAACTACTTCTGA
- a CDS encoding enoyl-CoA hydratase/isomerase family protein, which translates to MPYLERDGDVHILFLGAQDGADNPENRFHPDWIDATHALLDEVEASEGPAALVTTSAGKFYSNGLDTDWLFANLDKITWYLDRVHTLYTRLLAFPMATVAAVQGHAFGAGAMFATSHDFRVQRADRGFYCLPEVNLNMPFTVGMSALINSRLPKQTAVEAMTTGRRYGGADAVAAGIVEATASEETLLSDAVAKAAALTSTRGANLAGIKSRMHVDLLAALNTTTDDSNFSFGK; encoded by the coding sequence ATGCCTTATCTCGAACGCGACGGCGACGTCCACATCCTGTTCCTCGGTGCCCAGGACGGAGCGGACAATCCAGAGAACCGTTTCCACCCGGACTGGATCGACGCCACCCACGCGTTGCTCGACGAAGTCGAGGCCTCGGAGGGCCCGGCGGCCCTGGTGACCACGTCGGCAGGCAAGTTCTACAGCAACGGTCTCGACACCGACTGGCTGTTCGCCAACCTGGACAAGATCACCTGGTATCTCGACCGCGTCCACACCCTCTACACCCGGTTGCTCGCTTTCCCGATGGCCACCGTCGCAGCTGTGCAGGGGCATGCGTTCGGCGCGGGCGCGATGTTCGCCACCTCGCACGACTTCCGTGTCCAGCGCGCCGATCGAGGCTTCTACTGCCTGCCCGAGGTGAACCTGAACATGCCGTTCACCGTGGGAATGTCTGCTCTGATCAACTCCCGGCTGCCCAAGCAGACCGCCGTCGAAGCCATGACGACCGGTCGCCGCTACGGTGGTGCCGACGCAGTGGCCGCCGGAATCGTCGAGGCGACGGCATCGGAGGAGACGCTGCTGTCCGACGCGGTCGCGAAGGCGGCGGCGCTGACGAGCACCCGGGGTGCGAACCTTGCCGGGATCAAGAGTCGTATGCACGTGGATCTGCTCGCCGCGCTGAACACCACGACAGACGACAGCAACTTCAGCTTCGGGAAGTAG
- a CDS encoding M20 family metallopeptidase, producing MDRALADATDEVVALSHSIHAEPELAFAEHRSVAKILDTLRAHDFEVETAVADMDTAFTASFGSGDLVIGICAEYDALPEIGHACGHNIIAASAVGAALALAPVADALGITVRVLGTPAEETGGGKVLMLERGVFDGVGAALMVHPGPFDIVGATSLALADIAVEFTGRAAHASAAPEWGINAGDAVTISQVALGLLRQHLAPGQQLHGIVSDGGAAPNIVPGHAELLYYLRANTTESLHALTAKTYACFEAGAIATGCTHEIRTVSPTYAALTPDSWLVAAFRQEIEALGRSPLAPDLEGFRPLGSTDMGNVTNVLPGIHPVVGLDAGGAVTHQPEFAAACITESADRALFDGALGLARTAARAAADPGTRARLLDGVIARSAAQS from the coding sequence ATGGACCGCGCCCTGGCCGACGCCACCGACGAAGTGGTCGCGCTCTCGCACTCGATCCACGCGGAACCGGAGCTGGCGTTCGCCGAACATCGCAGCGTCGCCAAGATTCTTGATACCCTCCGGGCGCACGATTTCGAGGTCGAGACGGCCGTTGCAGACATGGACACCGCCTTCACCGCGTCGTTCGGCAGCGGCGATCTGGTGATCGGTATCTGTGCCGAATACGACGCTCTACCCGAGATCGGTCATGCGTGCGGGCACAACATCATCGCGGCCTCGGCTGTGGGTGCTGCGCTTGCGCTCGCTCCGGTCGCCGACGCTCTCGGCATCACCGTGCGAGTGCTCGGTACCCCGGCCGAGGAGACCGGCGGCGGCAAGGTGTTGATGCTCGAGCGAGGAGTGTTCGACGGCGTCGGAGCGGCGTTGATGGTCCATCCCGGTCCCTTCGACATCGTCGGTGCGACGTCGCTGGCGCTGGCGGACATCGCCGTCGAGTTCACCGGCCGGGCCGCCCACGCGTCCGCCGCTCCCGAGTGGGGGATCAACGCAGGCGATGCGGTGACCATCAGTCAGGTGGCACTCGGGCTACTGCGGCAGCACCTCGCGCCGGGTCAGCAGCTGCACGGCATCGTCAGTGACGGGGGTGCGGCCCCGAACATCGTGCCCGGCCACGCGGAGTTGCTGTACTACCTCCGCGCGAACACCACCGAATCGCTGCACGCTCTGACCGCGAAGACGTACGCGTGTTTCGAGGCGGGAGCCATCGCCACCGGGTGCACTCACGAGATCCGTACGGTGTCGCCGACCTACGCGGCGTTGACGCCGGATTCGTGGCTGGTCGCGGCATTTCGGCAGGAGATCGAAGCGCTGGGCCGATCGCCCCTCGCGCCGGATTTGGAAGGATTTCGCCCGTTGGGCAGCACAGACATGGGAAACGTGACGAATGTTCTACCCGGTATCCATCCCGTCGTCGGACTCGATGCAGGAGGGGCGGTGACGCATCAGCCGGAGTTCGCCGCCGCGTGCATCACGGAGTCGGCCGATCGGGCATTGTTCGACGGAGCCCTCGGTCTCGCCAGGACGGCTGCGCGTGCCGCCGCCGATCCCGGTACCCGCGCTCGTCTGCTCGACGGCGTGATCGCCCGCTCGGCGGCGCAGTCGTGA
- a CDS encoding M20 family metallopeptidase, which produces MSTREDAIDRWIHAHTADLSLWRRHIHANPELARREFGTTAFVMEHLEAAGLSPKPLPGGTGLICDIGPDGPRVALRADMDALPLQENTGAVYSSTVPGVSHACGHDAHTTVLLATGLALASLPDLQYGVRLIFQPAEEVMPGGALDAVAAGALDGVTKIFALHCDPRLEVGQVGLRLGAITSAADTVELRLDSPGGHTSRPHLTTDLVYALGTVITGLPGMLSRRIDPRTSTVMVWGAVVAGQAPNAIPQTGMLTGTVRTGDHETWALLEPLVREIVTGLLAPTGVRFELHYRRGVPPVVNDPESTRTFEKAIGRVGPDALADTAQSGGGEDFSWYLERVPGAMARLGVWPGTGPQLDIHQPTFDLDERALAVGVKVMTAIALDPS; this is translated from the coding sequence GTGAGCACCCGAGAAGACGCAATCGATCGGTGGATTCACGCGCACACGGCCGACCTGTCTCTGTGGCGTCGGCACATTCACGCCAATCCGGAACTGGCTCGACGCGAATTCGGCACCACCGCATTCGTGATGGAGCATCTCGAAGCAGCGGGCCTGTCACCCAAGCCGCTCCCCGGCGGAACAGGGTTGATCTGCGACATCGGACCCGACGGTCCCCGGGTGGCGTTGCGGGCGGACATGGACGCCCTGCCGCTGCAGGAGAACACCGGCGCGGTGTACTCGTCGACCGTGCCTGGGGTGTCCCACGCCTGCGGGCACGACGCACACACCACGGTGTTGCTCGCAACCGGGCTGGCGCTGGCGTCGCTGCCGGACCTGCAGTACGGGGTGCGCCTGATCTTCCAGCCCGCCGAGGAGGTCATGCCGGGCGGTGCGCTCGACGCGGTGGCCGCGGGAGCGCTCGACGGCGTCACCAAGATCTTTGCGCTGCACTGTGATCCGCGGCTCGAAGTGGGGCAGGTCGGCCTACGTCTCGGAGCGATCACCTCGGCGGCGGATACCGTCGAGCTGAGGCTGGATTCGCCCGGCGGGCACACCTCGCGGCCACACCTGACCACCGATCTCGTGTACGCGCTCGGCACCGTCATCACCGGCCTGCCCGGAATGTTGAGCAGGCGAATCGACCCGCGGACCAGCACGGTCATGGTCTGGGGAGCGGTGGTCGCCGGCCAGGCTCCCAACGCCATACCGCAGACCGGCATGCTGACCGGCACCGTCCGCACCGGCGACCACGAGACCTGGGCATTGCTCGAACCGTTGGTCCGCGAGATCGTCACCGGATTGCTCGCACCGACCGGGGTCCGATTCGAGCTGCACTACCGTCGCGGCGTGCCTCCCGTGGTCAACGATCCGGAGTCGACGCGCACGTTCGAGAAGGCCATCGGCCGGGTCGGACCCGACGCGCTGGCCGATACCGCGCAATCCGGTGGGGGTGAGGATTTCTCGTGGTACCTCGAACGCGTGCCGGGCGCAATGGCTCGACTCGGTGTGTGGCCGGGTACCGGACCACAACTCGACATCCACCAACCCACCTTCGATCTCGACGAACGAGCACTGGCCGTCGGCGTGAAGGTGATGACCGCAATCGCGCTGGATCCGAGCTAG
- a CDS encoding NAD(P)H-quinone dehydrogenase — protein sequence MTRIVIIGGGPAGYEAALVAAQHGGEVTLVDSDGIGGACVLWDCVPSKTFIASTGIRTEMRRASDLGISLDPSQAAVALPKIHDRVKSLAQAQSSDIAHRVTSVGVQLLAGRAEMIDSHVGMASHQIKAVLADGEERILDADVVLIATGARPRVVKGAEPDGERILNWRQLYDLEALPEHLVVVGSGVTGAEFVSAYTEMGVKVTAVSSRDRVLPHEDEDAALVLEDAFNERGVTLVKHARADSVVRTDDGVRVTLSDGRTVEGSHALMTVGSVPNTSGLGLERVGIELDKGGYLRVDRVSRTAVAGIYAAGDCTGLLPLASVAAMQGRIAMYHALGQAVSPIKLKTVASAVFTRPEIASVGVAQSTIDAGDVPARVVMLPLTTNPRAKMSGLKRGFVKIFCRPATGVVIGGVVVAPSASELILPIAMAVQNNLSVNDLANTFSVYPSLSGSVIEAARQLMAHDDLD from the coding sequence ATGACCCGGATTGTGATCATCGGTGGTGGTCCGGCAGGGTACGAAGCAGCGTTGGTTGCCGCACAGCACGGCGGAGAGGTGACGCTCGTCGATTCCGACGGTATCGGCGGTGCCTGCGTCCTCTGGGACTGCGTGCCGTCGAAGACGTTCATCGCGTCGACCGGCATTCGCACCGAGATGCGTCGAGCCAGCGACCTCGGCATCTCCCTCGATCCGTCGCAGGCCGCCGTCGCATTGCCGAAGATTCACGACCGCGTGAAGAGCCTCGCGCAGGCGCAGTCGTCCGACATCGCCCACCGCGTCACCTCCGTCGGGGTGCAACTGCTGGCCGGACGCGCCGAGATGATCGACTCCCATGTCGGGATGGCCTCGCACCAGATCAAGGCCGTCCTCGCCGACGGCGAAGAACGCATCCTCGACGCCGATGTCGTGCTCATCGCGACCGGAGCCCGCCCCCGCGTGGTCAAGGGAGCCGAGCCCGACGGCGAACGCATCCTCAACTGGCGTCAGCTCTACGACCTCGAGGCTCTCCCCGAACACCTGGTGGTCGTCGGATCCGGTGTGACCGGTGCCGAGTTCGTCTCGGCCTACACCGAGATGGGCGTCAAGGTCACCGCGGTCTCGAGCCGTGACCGCGTCCTCCCGCACGAGGACGAGGACGCCGCGCTGGTGCTCGAGGACGCGTTCAACGAGCGCGGTGTCACCCTCGTCAAGCATGCCCGCGCCGATTCGGTGGTCCGCACCGACGACGGTGTCCGCGTCACGCTCTCGGACGGTCGTACCGTCGAGGGTAGCCATGCGCTGATGACCGTCGGATCGGTGCCCAACACCTCCGGTCTCGGTCTCGAGAGGGTCGGCATCGAACTCGACAAGGGCGGATATCTGCGCGTGGATCGCGTCTCGCGTACCGCGGTCGCGGGCATCTACGCAGCCGGCGACTGCACCGGTCTGCTGCCGTTGGCCTCGGTCGCGGCGATGCAGGGACGCATCGCGATGTACCACGCACTGGGGCAGGCGGTCAGCCCGATCAAGCTCAAGACCGTGGCCTCGGCGGTGTTCACTCGGCCCGAGATCGCGTCGGTCGGCGTCGCGCAGTCCACGATCGACGCAGGCGACGTGCCCGCGCGCGTGGTGATGCTGCCGCTCACCACCAATCCGCGAGCGAAGATGAGCGGCCTCAAGCGTGGTTTCGTGAAGATCTTCTGCCGTCCGGCAACCGGCGTCGTCATCGGCGGTGTCGTGGTCGCCCCGAGTGCGTCGGAGCTGATTCTGCCCATCGCGATGGCGGTGCAGAACAATCTGTCGGTCAACGACCTGGCCAACACGTTCTCGGTGTACCCGTCGCTGTCCGGTTCGGTCATCGAGGCCGCGCGCCAGCTGATGGCGCACGACGATTTGGACTGA